In Candidatus Neomarinimicrobiota bacterium, the sequence TTGATATCTTCAAACAGAATATTGAAAACAAGGGAGCGAATTTCGACCATCTCTTTCGATTTAGTCCTGATGGAATGGCAACTCAATTCAAAGACAGCTGGTCTATAGGTACAAGATGGTCAAGAATCTTGAGTGAAAATACTTTTTTTACTCTCAAGCTGCACCACTTTCAAAATACTACGAAAAGCTATGTTTTTGAAAATCCATTGGATTCCGGATATTCTTCAGATGACAGACTGCGACAAAGAGGAAATTTTTCCTTTTACAGCGGTGGAACCGATATGAGAAACGATTGGCGACAAACAAGAACCAGTCTGCTAAAAGCGGATATTACAAGCCAAGTTTCCACTGTACATCAACTCAGGAGCGGCGTAGAAGTAAAAATTCACAGACTTAGTCTTCATGATTTCAATGTAAGAAATAATGCCAGCAGCAGTTTTGAAAGTTACATTCCTGTTGCGGGAGGAACCAATAACCAGGCGTATATCCAAAAGCCAAAGGAATTTTCAGCTTATCTTCAGGATAAAATAGAAATCGATTATCTTATAATTAACGGCGGTTTAAGGATCGATATTTTTGATCCGGCTGCTAATGTATTACTCGATTTTTCGAGACCGCAAATTCTCGATCCAAATGATTCAACATTGACCTTACCGAGACTCGGAGAAAAAGCCGATCAAAAAATTCAAGTTAGCCCAAGATTCGGAATCGCGTATCCTATAACGGACAGAGGAGTGATTCATATTTCCTACGGCCACTTCTTTCAAATTCCATCATTCGAATTTCTTTTCACAAACCCTAATTTTTCTATAAATACTGAATCAGGAAGGGCATCGGTATTTGCGGAGCCTTTTGGAAATGCTGATCTTAAACCGCAAAAAACTATCTCTTATGAAATCGGGTTACAGCAGCAGATAGCGGAAGATATCGCAATTGACATCACAGGCTATTATAAAGACATAAGGAATTTACTTGCCACTAAGATCGAGACAATCGCCACAGGAGAGACTCATTCGGGTGTTTCTTATGGAAGATTTATCAACAGGGATTTTGGCAATGTACGTGGATTAATCTTTTCATTAGAGAAAAGGGCAAGCAATAATATATCGGGAACGCTGGATTATACTTACCAGATTGCTAAAGGAAACGCTTCCGATCCGAAATCGGTGTTGATTGACAATCAATCAGATCCGCCCGTTCAAACAGAAAAAGAACTCGTTCCGCTTGATTGGGATCGGACGCAAAGTATGACATTGACAGTGTCATTAGGTCCACCAAAAAAATATCTTATAAGTATATTGGGCAAAATGGGAACGGGACTCCCATATACGCCGTCGTTTTTAGATCAAAGGACTGGTC encodes:
- a CDS encoding TonB-dependent receptor, with translation DIFKQNIENKGANFDHLFRFSPDGMATQFKDSWSIGTRWSRILSENTFFTLKLHHFQNTTKSYVFENPLDSGYSSDDRLRQRGNFSFYSGGTDMRNDWRQTRTSLLKADITSQVSTVHQLRSGVEVKIHRLSLHDFNVRNNASSSFESYIPVAGGTNNQAYIQKPKEFSAYLQDKIEIDYLIINGGLRIDIFDPAANVLLDFSRPQILDPNDSTLTLPRLGEKADQKIQVSPRFGIAYPITDRGVIHISYGHFFQIPSFEFLFTNPNFSINTESGRASVFAEPFGNADLKPQKTISYEIGLQQQIAEDIAIDITGYYKDIRNLLATKIETIATGETHSGVSYGRFINRDFGNVRGLIFSLEKRASNNISGTLDYTYQIAKGNASDPKSVLIDNQSDPPVQTEKELVPLDWDRTQSMTLTVSLGPPKKYLISILGKMGTGLPYTPSFLDQRTGLENSDRRPITLNFDINAFKVINLSGLDVTIFVRIFNLFDRLNEREVYNDTGRATYTLEANLPGIIGGLNTKEEFFNRPEWYSPPRQVNLGITIDF